The Mycolicibacterium aurum genome segment GGCCGCAAGTTCAAGGAGATCGCCGCGCTGACCAACGTCCCGATCGGCACGGTGATGTCCCGGCTGCACCGGGGCCGCAAGCAGCTGCGCAGCGTGCTGACCGACGTGGCCAAGGACCGGGGCTACTTGCTCCCCGAGGCGGCGTGAGCTGATTCGGCCGCGCTGAGTTGCTCCTCGTAGGCGCCCTCGTCACGCCCCAGCGCGATCGTTCCCGCCGCCATCGCCAGCGTCGAGATCCCGATCGCGACCGCGTCCCAGGTCCCCACGTTGAGGTGTTCGCCGAGCACCACCGCCCCGAGAACCACGGCCACTATCGGTTCGAGCACGAGCATGGTCGGCACCGAGGTCTGCAACGAGCCGGCGTGGAACGACGACTGCTGCAAGAGCATGGCCACCACGCCCAGGAGCGCGAGCAGGTAGAGCACCGGTGTGGCCAGCACGGCGCCGAGGCCCTCGTGGGTCAGCACGTGCATGACGAGTTTGGTCAGCACCGCCACCACGCCGAACAGGACGCCGACCGCGACGGCCAGCAGGACCGCGCGGATCCACCCCACGATCCGGGTCGCGACGATCACGCACGCCGCCACCGCGGCGGTGCACACCACCGCCACCACCGCGGAGGTGGACAGCGACGCCTCGTAATCGCCCGGACTCGCCTTGGCGAGGAGGACGAACACGGCGAGCGCGACCGTGAGGAGCACGGCCCAGCCCCACTCGGCGCGCGTCACCCGCCGGTGCGCCAGCCGGGCACTGAGCGGCAGCGCGAACAGCAGCGCCGACACCAGGATGGGTTGCACCAGTAGCAACGACCCGTTGGCCAGCGCCAGTGCCTGGAACACGA includes the following:
- a CDS encoding DMT family transporter, with the translated sequence MIGHGLTVLLAFLAAVFLAVGIVVRQRATLDVPAELGVSPVMFTTLVRRPLWWAGTASAIAGFVFQALALANGSLLLVQPILVSALLFALPLSARLAHRRVTRAEWGWAVLLTVALAVFVLLAKASPGDYEASLSTSAVVAVVCTAAVAACVIVATRIVGWIRAVLLAVAVGVLFGVVAVLTKLVMHVLTHEGLGAVLATPVLYLLALLGVVAMLLQQSSFHAGSLQTSVPTMLVLEPIVAVVLGAVVLGEHLNVGTWDAVAIGISTLAMAAGTIALGRDEGAYEEQLSAAESAHAASGSK